In one Lolium rigidum isolate FL_2022 chromosome 3, APGP_CSIRO_Lrig_0.1, whole genome shotgun sequence genomic region, the following are encoded:
- the LOC124700986 gene encoding UDP-glycosyltransferase 91C1-like, protein MDAVLSSSSPQAPLRIVIVPWLAFGHLLPYLELSERLASRGHHVSYVSTPRNLARLPPLRPAAAPRVDLVALPLPRVDGLPDGAESTNDVPDDKRPLHFKAFDGLAAPFAEFMAAACADVRTRPHWIIADSFHHWVAASAAEHKVPCALLLPTAAIIAMPGQPPEHSAEGNTEPAAPDSVPRYERKALAHAFTDDGDSGMSTIKRWTLTKEKCALAVIRSCVEWEPESFPLVPKRLGMPVVPLGLLPPPPDSGRRAASTNREHATVRWLETQPPGSVLYVALGSEVPLRTEQVQELALGLELAGARFLWALRKPSGAAVLDDGANMLPPGFLERTRGQGMVTTGWLPQMSILAHAAVGGFLTHCGRNSLIEGLLFGHPLVMLPIFGDQGPNARQMEAKKVGLQVARDENDGSFDRHDVATAVQAVMVDGHARRGFLAGAAKMQQVVANKELQEGYVDQFVHQLRSYYTVGGDFTTPSLPTFTSS, encoded by the exons ATGGACGCCGTGCTCTCGTCGTCCTCGCCGCAGGCGCCGCTGCGCATCGTGATCGTCCCATGGCTGGCGTTCGGCCACCTGCTCCCGTACCTGGAGCTCTCCGAGCGGCTTGCGTCGCGTGGCCACCACGTGTCCTACGTCTCCACACCGCGCAACCtcgcccgcctcccgccgctgcgCCCCGCCGCGGCACCGCGCGTGGACCTCGTGGCGCTCCCTCTCCCGCGCGTCGACGGCCTCCCCGACGGCGCCGAGTCCACCAACGACGTCCCCGACGACAAGCGCCCGCTGCACTTCAAGGCCTTCGACGGCCTCGCCGCGCCTTTCGCGGAATTCATGGCCGCCGCGTGCGCCGACGTCCGCACGAGGCCGCACTGGATCATCGCGGACTCCTTCCACCACTGGGTCGCCGCATCAGCGGCGGAGCACAAG GTGCCATGCGCGTTGCTTCTCCCGACCGCTGCGATCATCGCTATGCCCGGCCAGCCACCGGAGCATTCCGCCGAGGGCAACACCGAGCCCGCCGCGCCTGACTCCGTGCCCCGGTACGAGCGGAAGGCGTTGGCGCATGctttcaccgacgacggcgactcGGGCATGTCCACCATCAAGCGCTGGACCCTGACCAAAGAGAAATGCGCGCTGGCGGTCATCCGGAGCTGCGTCGAGTGGGAGCCCGAGTCGTTCCCGCTGGTGCCCAAGCGCCTCGGCATGCCGGTCGTGCCCCTCGGccttctgccgccgccgcccgacagCGGCCGCCGTGCCGCCAGTACGAACAGGGAGCATGCCACCGTGCGCTGGCTGGAGACGCAGCCGCCCGGTTCGGTGCTCTACGTCGCGCTGGGGAGCGAGGTACCTCTGCGCACGGAGCAGGTGCAGGAGCTGGCACTCGGGCTGGAGCTCGCCGGGGCAAGGTTCCTCTGGGCTCTCAGAAAGCCCAGCGGCGCCGCCGTCCTCGACGACGGCGCCAACATGCTTCCACCTGGCTTCCTGGAGCGCACGCGCGGGCAGGGGATGGTGACCACGGGGTGGCTTCCGCAGATGAGCATACTggcgcacgccgccgtgggcgggTTCCTCACGCACTGCGGCCGGAACTCGCTCATCGAGGGGCTCCTGTTTGGGCACCCGCTTGTCATGCTGCCCATCTTCGGCGACCAAGGCCCGAATGCGCGGCAAATGGAGGCGAAGAAGGTAGGACTGCAGGTGGCGAGGGACGAGAACGATGGCTCGTTCGACCGCCATGACGTCGCGACCGCCGTTCAGGCCGTCATGGTTGATGGACACGCCAGGAGGGGCTTCCTAGCTGGCGCAGCCAAGATGCAGCAGGTTGTAGCCAATAAGGAACTCCAAGAAGGGTACGTCGACCAATTTGTACATCAGCTTAGATCTTATTACACCGTTGGTGGC GATTTCACTACTCCCTCCCTGCCCACCTTCACCTCTAGCTAA